Sequence from the Carboxydocella sporoproducens DSM 16521 genome:
ATTGATGATCAAATAGTTCCTTCAGCTCCGCCGGAGTTAAATAGCGCCGGATATCCTCATCCAGCAAAAGTAATTCGGCAAAAGACTGTTGCTTATTCCAGGCCGCCAGCGCATTGCGCTGTACCCATTGGTAGGCCTCGGTGCGGGTAACTCCTTTGTCTATCAAAGCCAGTAATACCCGCTGCGAATAAATCAGCCCAAAAGTGCGATTGAGATTGCGCAACATGTTTTCCGGGTAAACAATCAGATTATCTATCACCCGTACAAATAAGCGCAACATGGAGTGTACCAGGGTAGTGGAATCAGGGATGATTATCCGTTCCACCGAGGAATGGGTCATATCCCGCTCATGCCAGAGGGCGATATTTTCCATTCCGGCCAGGGCATTGGCCCGCACCACCCGGGCCAACCCGGCTATCCGTTCACAGGTGATAGGATTGCGTTTATGAGGCATGGCCGAGGAGCCTTTCTGCCCTTTGGCGAAATACTCCTCTACCTCCAGTATATCGGTACGCTGTAAATTGCGAATTTCCGTGGCAAACTTATCCAGAGAGCTGGCCAGCAGGGCCAGGGCATTTAGTACCTCACCATGCCGGTCCCGCTGGATTACCTGGGTCGCTACCTGGGCAGGGGTTAATCCCAGTTTGGCTGCCACCAGTTCTTCCACCCGCGGGTCGATATTGGCAAAAGTCCCTACCGCCCCGCTCAGTTTGGCCACACTGATGCGCCGCCTGGCTTCCTGTAACCGCTCCTGATGGCGCCGCACCTCCGCCAGCCAGAGAGCCAGTTTCAGCCCAAAGGTGGTAGGCTCCCCATGGATGCCATGGGTACGGCCAATCATCAGGGTATATTTATGTTCCCGCGCTCTGCGCACCAGGACCTCTTCCAGCTTTGCCAGCTCCGTTAGAATCAGGTCCAGAGCCTCCCGAATCTGCAGGGAAAGAGCAGTATCCTTGACATCAGAAGAAGTCATACCCAGATGCAGGTATTTGGCTTCTTCACCGATTTCTTCGGAAACCGCCTGCAGAAATGCGATCAGATCATGCTGGGTTTCCTTTTCTATCTCATAAATTCGTTCCAGTTTAAATCCGGCTCTGGCC
This genomic interval carries:
- the purB gene encoding adenylosuccinate lyase; translation: MIARYTTPEMKQLWAPEMEFQKWLEVELAACEAMVELGQVPAAAWEVIKARAGFKLERIYEIEKETQHDLIAFLQAVSEEIGEEAKYLHLGMTSSDVKDTALSLQIREALDLILTELAKLEEVLVRRAREHKYTLMIGRTHGIHGEPTTFGLKLALWLAEVRRHQERLQEARRRISVAKLSGAVGTFANIDPRVEELVAAKLGLTPAQVATQVIQRDRHGEVLNALALLASSLDKFATEIRNLQRTDILEVEEYFAKGQKGSSAMPHKRNPITCERIAGLARVVRANALAGMENIALWHERDMTHSSVERIIIPDSTTLVHSMLRLFVRVIDNLIVYPENMLRNLNRTFGLIYSQRVLLALIDKGVTRTEAYQWVQRNALAAWNKQQSFAELLLLDEDIRRYLTPAELKELFDHQYHLKNVDYIFGRLGL